The nucleotide window GTCGCCGAGCCCCCGATGCCCAGCAGGATGCGGCGAGCCCCCGCATCCAGGGCCGCGCGGATGAGGCGGCCCACCCCGCGGGTGTCGGAGCCCAGGATGTCGCGCTCCTCGGGAGCGATGAGTTCGAGCCCGCAGCAGGTGGCCATCTCCATGACCACCGTGGTGCCCGCCACCGCCATCTGCCCGATGGTGGGCCGCCCGAGCGCGTCGATGGTCTCCACCCGGAGGATCTGGGCGCCCAGGCAGGCGGCGACCGCCCGGGTGAAGCCCTCACCGCCGTCGGACATGGGCACCTCGACCACCTGGGCCCGGGGCAGGACGGCGCGCACGCCCCGCGCCATGGCGGCGGCTGCACGGGGAGCGGACATGGACTCCTTGAAGGAGTCCGGGGCGATCACGATCCTCATGCCACCGTCCCTACGCCGCCCACGCCACCGCTCCGGCCACGATGGTGGCCACCGGGCGCAGGCCGGCCAGCTCCTGGGCCTCCAGGCTCAGCGGGTCGCGCTCCAGGAGCACCAGATCGGCGCGGCTGCCGCGGCGCACGCTGGAGGCGCCGCCGACCGAGGCGGCCAGGGCCTCCTCGGCCGACAGGCACTGCTCCGGCGACCAGATGCCGCCCCCGGGGGTGCGCCGCCCCACGGCCGCCGACATGGCCAGCCAGGGGTCCAGGGGCGCCACGGGCGCATCGGAGCCCAGGTGGAGCAGGGCTCCGGCCGCCATCATGTCGGCGAAGGCGTAGCTGCGCGCCTCCAGCCCCGGCCACACCCGACCCACGGCCGCCCAGTCGTCGATGAGGTGCGCGGGCTGGATGGACAGCTCGACGCCGCAGGCCACCAGGCGCCGCAGCGCACCCTCGGGCCGGGCCAGGGCGTCGGCGGGCAGCAGCTGGGCGTGCTCGACCCTCCCGCGGGCCCCGGAGGCGGCGAAGGCGGCCGCCACATCGTTCATGGCCGCATCCCCGATGGCGTGGATGGCCACCTCATAGCCCTCCCGGTGGGCGCGCTCCATGAGGCGGGCCAGCTCCCGGCGGCCGATATTGGCCACCCCGCAGGGGCTCTCCAGGCCCAGGGCCGCCGGGTAGGGGGCGCACATGTGGGCGCTGGCGGTGCCCATGGAGCCATCGGCGATCACCTTCAGCGGCCCCTGGACCACCAGGGAGCTGCCATCGGCCGCCCGGGGAGAGCCCGGCAGCGGCGCTCCGGTGCGCAGCCCCGCGTCGATCCACTCCTGGAGGCGCTCGCGGTAGACGGCCGTGCGGATACGGGGAAGGACCGCCGGCCCGCCACCCTGCGCACTCATGGCCGCCAGGCGCCGCGGCCAGTCCTGGGGGCCCTCGGCCCAGCTCATGTCCACCACGCCGGTGACCCCCAGGGCCACCATGCGCTCCAGGACCGCCCGGTACCCCGACTCGCGCAGCTCGCGACTGCCGGGGATCTCATCGAGGCGGTCCAGCAGGGCGAACCAGGCATCCTCGGTGATCGGGCCGCCAGGCGCTCCCGGACCGGCCCCGGCAAGCCCCAGGGCGCCCAGGGCCGCGGAGTTCAGCCAGCCGGAGTGGACATCACCGGAGATGAGGACCGTGGGGATGGCCCCGGTGACGGCGTCGAGCTCGGCCACGGTGGGGGTGCGCGGCCAGTTGGCCAGGCGGTGGCCGAAGCCCTGGATAC belongs to Actinomyces capricornis and includes:
- a CDS encoding amidohydrolase, whose amino-acid sequence is MAGLLIRGARLVPFRSRTRLAALRMSGARPRGGPPGPAPEPVDVLVRDGVVAQVGPGLGAGELGRGRAGGLRVLEAGGAFLIPGLWDAHAHLDLEAARQARLDTAATTSAEQALEIVARAARELHGGGPGEGGPVSIQGFGHRLANWPRTPTVAELDAVTGAIPTVLISGDVHSGWLNSAALGALGLAGAGPGAPGGPITEDAWFALLDRLDEIPGSRELRESGYRAVLERMVALGVTGVVDMSWAEGPQDWPRRLAAMSAQGGGPAVLPRIRTAVYRERLQEWIDAGLRTGAPLPGSPRAADGSSLVVQGPLKVIADGSMGTASAHMCAPYPAALGLESPCGVANIGRRELARLMERAHREGYEVAIHAIGDAAMNDVAAAFAASGARGRVEHAQLLPADALARPEGALRRLVACGVELSIQPAHLIDDWAAVGRVWPGLEARSYAFADMMAAGALLHLGSDAPVAPLDPWLAMSAAVGRRTPGGGIWSPEQCLSAEEALAASVGGASSVRRGSRADLVLLERDPLSLEAQELAGLRPVATIVAGAVAWAA